A genomic region of Colletotrichum destructivum chromosome 1, complete sequence contains the following coding sequences:
- a CDS encoding Putative NUDIX hydrolase domain-containing protein, translating to MAAAAAATTTTATTTTTTTTTPQQPAPKMPPPAFDLTYPPSLEPYNTPAHAWLAANAKSWDGLATSALVFDRRGRVLLVQRAAHDSMPLRWETPGGRADDDDASLLVACARELWEEAGLEAVEVVRVVSEGAAREPGSLFTNRTGTAVYCRFAFEVRVRETGDGAVDGDGDELEVRIDPDEHADYVWASEEEVRRERVGDKEIPITNGQMARLILDGFWRRREEPVEDKREVVQG from the coding sequence atggcagcagcagcagcagcaacaacgacgacagcgaccaccaccaccaccaccaccaccaccccccaGCAACCGGCGCCGAAGATGCCGCCCCCGGCCTTCGACCTCACCTACCCGCCCTCCCTCGAGCCCTACAACACGCCCGCGCACGCCTGgctcgccgccaacgccaagtCGTGGGACGGCCTCGCGACGagcgccctcgtcttcgaccgccgcggccgcgtccTCCTGGTCCAGCGCGCCGCGCACGACAGCATGCCGCTGCGCTGGGAGAcccccggcggccgcgccgacgacgacgacgcgagTCTGCTGGTCGCCTGCGCGCGCGAGCTCTGGGAGGAGgccgggctcgaggccgtcgaggtcgtgcGCGTCGTCAGCGAGGGCGCCGCGAGGGAGCCCGGCAGCCTCTTCACGAACCGCACGGGGACGGCCGTGTATTGCCGCTTCGCGTTCGAGGTCCGGGTGAGAGAGACCGGGGACGGGGCCGTggacggggacggagacGAGCTGGAGGTGAGGATCGACCCGGATGAGCACGCCGACTACGTCTGGGCttcggaggaggaggtccgGAGAGAAAGGGTCGGGGACAAGGAGATCCCGATCACGAACGGGCAGATGGCGAGGCTGATTCTTGACGGGTtctggaggaggagggaggagccTGTAGAAGACAAGAGGGAGGTCGTCCAAGGGTAA